DNA from Kineosporiaceae bacterium:
CTACGGGGTCGCCTTTCGGCGTCCCCCGGACAGAGGTCCCCATGAACTGTACGGGTCACTCGGGCCGATCACCTCTGGAGGTCAAAGCCGCAGGTGAAGCCGCATGTTGCCCTGGTTGCGGACGGCGTGTTGGATATCACGCCAGGGTTGCCTGCCGGAGGGTCCGACCCGCCCGCGAGTCGACCCTGCACCTGCCCACGACGAGTGGGGGACGAGTGGGGGACGATGGGGGGACGGGTAGGTGAATCCTGCGGGTCGAAGAGGTGAGGACCGGTGCCACGCCGAGCTGGGCAGAACACCCCGACGGCGGCCGTCGCCGGGGTGCTGACCGCCGTGGCGCTGGCCCTGGCGATCGGCGGCCCGACCGGTGCGCACCGGGCTGGGGTGTCGGTGGCCGACCCGGGACGGTGCGCGGCGTCGTCCGGGCAGGTCGCCTACCCGCCGCGCGCCGATCGCGACCGGACGGTGCTTCCCGTGGGCTACCGGGCCTTGGCCCCGGTGACCGCGGTGTGGTGCCGATACGGTCCGGACGGCGCGCTGACCGCCGCCTTCGATCTGGACGCCGCGCGCAGCGCGCGGCTCGCGGCGGTGCTGGCCACCCCGGTTGGCGGTTGGCCGCTCGATGCCCTGGCGGCCAAGACGATCCCCCCGATGACAGCCGCCCAGGTGGCCGCTGCCTCGGCGCCGAGGTGCGCGGCGCCGGCGGCAGCCGAGTGGGTCCGGTTCACCTACGGCCAGGGTCCGGACGCCGCGGTACTGGTGCGTCCGGCGCCGTGTCGCGACGCCGCCAACGGAGTGCTGCGGCTGCGGGCCTCGGCCGAGCTGCTGGCCGAGTTCGCCGCGCTGGCGCCTCGGTGATCCGGCCGGGGTAGCGTGAAGGTCATGGCAGATCACGGATCAGACCCGTATGTCGTGAACATCGAGGCGGCCACGCTGGAGAACACGGCCTTCCGGACCACGATCTGGACCGGGACGACGCTGCAGCTCACCGTCATGAGCATCCCGGTGGGCGGTGAGATCGGGCTCGAGGTGCACGGCGACATCGACCAGTTTCTGCGGATCGAATCCGGGCGAGGTCGGGTGCAGATGGGTCCGGCGTCCGACCAGCTGACGTTCGAGCGCGAGGTGGCCGACGACGATGCGGTCCTGGTGCCGGCGGGGTCCTGGCACAACATCACCAACATCGGGGACGACGCGCTGAAGGTCTACTCGATCTACGGCCCGCCGGAGCACCCGCACGGCACCGTCCACGCCACCAAGGCCGAGTCGGACGCCGCCGAGCATCACCACTGACGCGGCGCGGGACACACCCCCGAATCCGATTCGGCCAGTCGGGGGGCCGTCCGCTAACATCGTCTCCTGCTGCTGTCCCTGCGGTCAGCAGCGCCAGCGCCCGTAGCTCAACGGATAGAGCATTTGACTACGGATCAAAAGGTTAGGGGTTCGAATCCCTTCGGGCGCGCAGCGCATTTCCTCAGTAAACAGCCTCTGACCAGCGGTGACGTGGTCAGGGGCTGTTCTCGTCCTGTCCGGTCGTGGTCGGGTCGGAGTGGTCTTCGGTGTCCTTCCGCCCCACCGGCGCCCCACCGTTTGGTGTCGTTGCCTCGCCGATGGTGGCCTGGATCCGGGTGAGGTGGGCGTCGACGCCGCCGTCGATGCACTTGGCGTAGACGCGCAACAGGACCTCGACGCTGTGTCCGGCCCATTCGGCGACTTGGGGCGCGGGGACGCCGGCGCTGAGCCAGGTGGAGACGGCGGCGTGGCGCAGGTCGTAGGGGCGGGCGGCGAGGGGGGAAGCGGCCTGGGCGGCGGTGAGTGCCCGATCTCGGGCACGTCGCCAGATGGTGCGGTAGGTGAGGCTGGACAGGGCCTCGCCGCGCTCGCCGCGGAAGATCGGGTCGGTCTCGCCGCAGGGCCAGGTGGCGAGGTGGTGGCGCAGCAGGGCGACGAGGGCCGGCGGTGCGGGGGTGCGGCGGGACTCGCCACGGCTGCGGTGCTTGAGCTGGCGGGTGCTGCGCCGGGTGTTGTCGTCGGTCCACTGGCGTTCGATCTCGGGGGCGGCGCGGCAGGCGGTGATCCATCCCCAGCCGTCGCCGTCGGGCAGGTCGAGGTCGAAGGGTCGAAGGGCGACGGCCTCCTCCGGGCGCAGCGCGGCGTAGTACAGGCAGCCGAAGAACGCGACCAGATGTGGTCCGCTGCGCGGGGTGTTCCGGACCGCGTCGAGCAGGGCGCGGACCTGGTCGGGGTTGGCCACGGCGCGGCGGTCGACGGTGCCTGCTGTGCGCGGGGTCTTCCAGCTGAGCGTGGTGAGCGGGTTGTGGTCGAGGACCCCGAGCTCGACGGCGTAGGAGAAGGCATTGGAGAGGATCCGGCGTTTGAGTGTCGTGGACCGTCCCGCGGCGCGCTGGCCGTCCAGCCGGGTGGAGATCCGCTCGACGACCAAGCGCAGGACGTCGGGTTGCTGGAGGTCGCCCAGTGGACGGGCGTGCCGCTGAAGGCTGTCCAGGAGGGCCGTGACGTCTTCAGGCTGTTCGGGGGTGCCGCGTCGTCTGGTGTTGAACGCCCAGTTGTAGAGCGCGGAGCGCGCCGCCTGGGCCTCGTCCGTGGAGACCTCGATGGTGAGCAGCACCGGGGTGATCGAGGCGAGCGCCTCGGCGATGGACTTGCGGTGGTTCGGCGATGCGTCGGGCCACTTCATGTCGATGTACCGGCAGGCGAAGTCGTACCAGGTGAGTCTCGAGACCGAGCCGCGGATGGTGCTCACCGGGCGACCGCTCTCGATATCGAAGGCCTCGCCCTTGCGTTGGGCCGCGACGAGTTCGGACCGGAAGCTGTCGGCAGCTGCGGCCGTCCGGAAGACCGACTTCCATCGGCGTCCGGCGACGAACCAGGTGACCCGATAGCTGGTGGCGCGCTTGCCGACGTACCTCTCGACCGACCAGACGCGGACGTCGAAGGTGGTCTGCCTCAAGCCGCTTCCTCGCGGCCGCGCAGCCACCGGTCGAGTTCGGAGCGCCGCACCCGGATCGCGCCGTTCGGCAGCTTGATGCACCGAGGAGCGCGGCCCTTGGCCCGCCAGTCGTAGAACGTCGATCGCGAGATCTGCAGCTCCGCGCAGACCTGGGGGAGCGTCAGGCTGGTGCGTGATTCGCCGGCGAGGCGGGTGAGCGTGCCCATGTGGCACCTCCAGGTGAGTTGATGCAGTCGGGCTGAGCCGAGATCGCTCGGTCGCAACAAAGTAGCACGGACCGTAGGGACGTACCAGGCGTTGCAGGTACGCGACTGTCGCTGAGTCGCGCCGCTTCAGGTGGTTGTGCCAGTGGGTTCGACCGCGCCCGGTCGACGTGGTGGGGCGGCCCCGCCGGGCCGCGCCCAGCGGGCGTGCAGCTCGCGTAGTGACGTCACTACCTCTAGCTCGCTCCCGCCTGAACCAGAGGGGGTCTCGTCGCCACAAGGGCGGGCGAAGGCGCCCCGGGCGCAGGGCCTGAGCGGCCCTCGGAAGGACTCCCGCCGTGGTCATCGCAGACTGGAAGGGCATGCCGTCCAGGGGCGCCGGGTCTGACGCCGACGGTGTCCAGAGGCTGTCGCAGGCGTCCGCCCGGTGCCCGTGGCCAGATCGGTGCCCTTGGCGACGGGGGGCCCGCGCCTGGCGTTCGCGGCATCGCCAGGAGGGTGATGACGGATGACGGATCAGAGCCTTTTCCACATTTTCCCGCGTACGTATACGCGTACGCGGGTAATAGCGGCTGACCCCCAAATCCGTCATCCGTCATCACCCCGGCCCGCGGGTCGGCCACGGGTGTCACCCCTGAGGCGATCCCGTTCTCCCGGCCCGTCACCCGGATGCGGAGACAGGGGGTAACACGGGCGCTGACCTGCACCGTCATCCGATCTGGGGCGGAAAGGCCGGTGGGGGTACTCACCTTCGTCAGCGGACCGTTACCCCACCGCGTGGCCTCGTCACCTATCCGTCATCGGCCCGATGGGTGACGGGTCGACGAACGTCCGTTGGCAACGGTTCACGGCGTGAAGAAGCCCACCGATGACCAAGAACGCACCGCGTCGATCGAACCGAGCGAGTCTGTGACGGCCCTTGACCGTCATTCCGTGAACCCCCGTCGTCACCGTGCCCGTCATCCCCGACCACGCGTCGAAGAGGGGCACGTCATCGGAGTCAACGGTGAAGCGCCGCGTGCTGCGGTCGACATCGGCCCAGAGGACGACGCCACGCCCGTCACGGAGGAAGACATCGCCACTGTCGCGTGCTGGCGGTGCGGCGTCGACATCCAGCCGATTCCCGCCAGCGCGGTGAGCGTGGACGGGTCCTGCCCAGACTGCGCCCTGCAACAGGCTTGCCAAGGACTCGGCCATGTCTGGGCGCCCTGGACGGAGATGGGTCCGTCACTCAGCGGCCGCTGGCCGAGCGGACGAGCGCGCTACTGCCGTGTCTGCACCCACGGCGAATACGATCCGCCTGCCGCCTGAGCCCTCGACGCAGTGGCGGCCACCGGGGCAGCTGGTAGGACCGCGCAGCCCCTACCCCCGTAGGGTGGCGGAGTGCGCAGCCGCAGGACACGCCCAGCAACGCCGGTGCAACCCGCGCCGGACGTCGAGTGGCTCACCCCCGCTCCGGACGGCAGTCACGTGGAACTGGCCTGGCCAGAGGCCGACGGCCCGTACACGTTGACCTGTCACCTGGCCAGGGTGGACGGGCGCACGATGCTGGTCGGCCTGGACATCCGCAGCTTCACCCTCGATGCCGACGGCGAACCGGTGCCGGGCACGGGCGGGCTGGTCGAGGTGAACCACCCCGCGCTGCGCTCGCTCAGAGCGGGCGAGATCGCCGAGGCCGCCCGCGCCACCCTTGCGGTTCTGCTGGCCACCAAGGCCACGTCCCGTGCCTTGAGTAAGGACGCCCGCCAAGCCGCCGCCCGAACCCTGGAGACCCTCACCGCGCCGAGCCGGCCGGGCGCCCGGTCACGCCCCGCCGGCAGCCAACTGGAGAAGGTCGCCGGACTCTTCAATCAGGCCGTCGCAGCCGGCGGCGACTCAGCCCGCCGACCCTCGATCTACGTCCACCAAGCCCTCGTCGAAGAGGGCCAAGACGTCAGCCTGAACACCGTCCGCGGCCAGATACACCGCGCCCGCGTCAAAGGCCTCATCCCACTCGCACCCTGACCGACGCTATGCGGGATGCATGGCAGCGGACGACTCCTCACTCTCGCGCAAGGCTCAGTGGCGCAGAAGATGTCCGTCACGCCAGCCGACGTCCTGGCCACCGTCATCCACCGCATCCGGCAACCCTCCGGTTCGGTCGCCTGCGTGGCGTCCTACGACCCGCACGAACGGGTCTGGAACCCGCCGATGC
Protein-coding regions in this window:
- a CDS encoding cupin domain-containing protein — translated: MADHGSDPYVVNIEAATLENTAFRTTIWTGTTLQLTVMSIPVGGEIGLEVHGDIDQFLRIESGRGRVQMGPASDQLTFEREVADDDAVLVPAGSWHNITNIGDDALKVYSIYGPPEHPHGTVHATKAESDAAEHHH
- a CDS encoding helix-turn-helix domain-containing protein; this translates as MGTLTRLAGESRTSLTLPQVCAELQISRSTFYDWRAKGRAPRCIKLPNGAIRVRRSELDRWLRGREEAA
- a CDS encoding tyrosine-type recombinase/integrase codes for the protein MRQTTFDVRVWSVERYVGKRATSYRVTWFVAGRRWKSVFRTAAAADSFRSELVAAQRKGEAFDIESGRPVSTIRGSVSRLTWYDFACRYIDMKWPDASPNHRKSIAEALASITPVLLTIEVSTDEAQAARSALYNWAFNTRRRGTPEQPEDVTALLDSLQRHARPLGDLQQPDVLRLVVERISTRLDGQRAAGRSTTLKRRILSNAFSYAVELGVLDHNPLTTLSWKTPRTAGTVDRRAVANPDQVRALLDAVRNTPRSGPHLVAFFGCLYYAALRPEEAVALRPFDLDLPDGDGWGWITACRAAPEIERQWTDDNTRRSTRQLKHRSRGESRRTPAPPALVALLRHHLATWPCGETDPIFRGERGEALSSLTYRTIWRRARDRALTAAQAASPLAARPYDLRHAAVSTWLSAGVPAPQVAEWAGHSVEVLLRVYAKCIDGGVDAHLTRIQATIGEATTPNGGAPVGRKDTEDHSDPTTTGQDENSP